The DNA sequence GGAGTCGGAGTTACTACTGTTACTGTAGTTACAGTAGTCCATAAAGTTCCACCAGCTTGTCCGTTTAAATCTTGCTCTTGTATTTCTTGAGCAAGATTGCCTGCAGGATTATTTACTTCTTTGCTTACTTTATTTCTTAAAATATGGTTCTTTAATAAATTTGAATTCATCATAATTATTACCCTCCAAAAAATATAAATTGAAATCACTGCTTTATTAATAAAATGTGGTTTCTAAGTCATGTTTTAATTAATATGGAAAGTCTGAAGCTGTGCTAATTAAAAAGAAATATTCCATATTATCTAATAATTAATATTATATACTTTTATTTACATATGTCAATAATTGGTGGACACAATCAAACGAATTGGCGGTCAAATATGGTGATAATTGTCGAATTGGAAAATATAATATGGTAATTAATGCAAGAACTATTTACATATTGGAAAATATTATATATAATTACTAAATAAATACAATAAACGACTTGTAATGGTATATTAGTATAAATTATGAGGTTAGCTCGGTTATTATATTATTTTAAGCATAAGATGTTTGGGATGGAGTTTACGCTCTATCTTTTACATAAATTGGAGTGCTCCAGGTTGTTTATTTAATTTATCAATTTATTATTAATAGGGGAGGGTGCAGATAAGCTGCAAAAAGATATAAGTCAGAATGTAACAATCGCCCTGTCTGAAAATTCAAAAACAGAGGATTTAAAGCAGTTTGTACAAAATCGCATTATTAAGAATAATTCTAATATTAAACTGGTTGATCAAGATAATCCAATAGAGGCAGTTAAAGACGGTAAGGTTAGAATTGTACTTGATTTCGAAAAAGACTATTCGGAAAAACTTAAAGAAGGAAAACCTTTTGATATTAAAATTATATATGATAAGTCAAATACAAAGTCTGACGGAAGCGTAAGGTATAATTGCTGCGGAGATTCAGAAATTTACTAAAGCAGTTGTAAACGAAAGGATAGCATTTCATGGCCTAAACACTGGTATTTTAGAACCTGTCAGAATCGTAGAAGACAATGTTGCTGAAAATCAAAGGTCGGGAGGAAAAATGCTGACAATGATGTTACCGCTGATGATCGGTATACTTATGGTTATTGGCGGTGTAGCACCAGCTACAGACCTTGTGGCAGCTGAGAAGGAAAGAAATACTTTTGAGCCTTTACTGACCACTAAACCTGAGAGGCATTCCATCCTTATAGGTAAATACCTTGCGGTTACCCTGTTCTCATTCATCAATTTAATAGCATCATTAGTTGGAATTATTATAGGCTATAAGCTGAATCCGAATTTCTTGACTATGGGTACAGGGGATCAGATTGTGGGATTTTCCATTCCACCGCTTGCAATAATACTGGGAATACTTATATCCTGTACTTTAGGAGCAACATTTGCAGGGTTACAGGTTGCACTCAGTACATATGCCAGATCCTTTAAAGAAGCACAGATATATATGTCCTTTCTAATAATTGTTGCAATGCTGCCCGGGTATTCAATAATGTATATGCAACCGACA is a window from the Pseudobacteroides sp. genome containing:
- a CDS encoding ABC transporter permease, producing MVEDNVAENQRSGGKMLTMMLPLMIGILMVIGGVAPATDLVAAEKERNTFEPLLTTKPERHSILIGKYLAVTLFSFINLIASLVGIIIGYKLNPNFLTMGTGDQIVGFSIPPLAIILGILISCTLGATFAGLQVALSTYARSFKEAQIYMSFLIIVAMLPGYSIMYMQPTEIPVYMFAIPVLNTIAAFKMVLGCDTVF
- a CDS encoding plantaricin C family lantibiotic, whose protein sequence is MMNSNLLKNHILRNKVSKEVNNPAGNLAQEIQEQDLNGQAGGTLWTTVTTVTVVTPTPVARCGRVYTVSAECNGGTRCA